A window of Symphalangus syndactylus isolate Jambi chromosome X, NHGRI_mSymSyn1-v2.1_pri, whole genome shotgun sequence genomic DNA:
CCCAAGAAACCAAAGGGCAAGATGTCTGCTTATGCCTTCTTTGTGCAGACGTGCAGAGAAGAACATAAGAAGAAAAACCCAGAGGTCCCTGTCAATTTTGCGGAATTTTCCAAGAAGTGCTCTGAGAGGTGGaaggtatttttcttttgtacccTTCAAACTAGTCTTAGTTGGGTTTCTCACTTCGGGGTTACTTACCTTCAGAGTTTCTCCCAGCTAGCTGCTTGCTTCCTCTTTTACTTAGAATCAATTTTGCTTGTCTTaagaattttgtgtgtgtgcttttatttttttaaggcccTGCACAGGTTTCAGGCCTTTACCTACCCCCTTTTGCAAGTGGTTCTAGCAACTGCCAGTTTAATCACAAGAAACTGAATAGGTATGTGTTCACTGCATCAAGGGATTTAACGAGTCCTGTTCTTTGCAGACGATGTCCGGGAAAGAGAAATCTAAATTTGATGAAATGGCAAAGGCAGATAAAGTGCGCTATGATCGGGAAATGAAGGATTATGGACCAGCTAAGGGAGGCAAGAAGAAGAAGGATCCTAATGCTCCCAAAAGGCCACCGTAAGTGACTGTAGGATTCAAGATAACAATTAATaccttttcttctgcttggagGATTTGGTTTTTTGGTCATCCtgtatttcatttcaaaatgaaatattttttaaaagatacttaaaaGACGGCGATACCTCTGCAAACCATTCTGTACTTGGGCTTTACGATGCAGTGCCAGCGTTTTCTGTGGTTAAGGCTGAGGTGTTTGTGGGCTGCGCGTGCACATTCACAGTGGTTGTCTGTTGGCCTTTCCATTGTGAAGGAGGCACTCTAGTTTTGGTTGTCAGGGTCCTTGAAGTATGTTCTTTATGCCTTTCCCAGTAACTGAAAGACTGAGACAGCACCATATATATATGCgcgtatatatacgcatatatattatatatgcatatatacacacacacacacacacacacacatatatatattttttgagatggagtttcgctcttgttgcccaggctgtagtgcaaggcacgatctcagctcaccacaacctccacctcccgggttcaagtgattgtcttgcctcagccccccgagtagctgggattacaggcatgcaccaccatgcccagctaatttttttatatttttagtagagacggggtttctccatgttggtcaggctggtctgaaactcccaacctcaggtgacccgcctgcctcggcctcccaaagtgctgggattacaggcgtgagccactgcacctggcctagcacCATATATTTTTCTAACCTTATACATTTTAGAACCTACAACTTTGTAGCATTGTATATGGTATCATGGATTACTTCACTTTAGGGAGAAGTCATAGTGGTAGGAGGGAGATGCTACTCAGGAATGTGGGATTTCAACTTTGACTCAATTTTTTTGTGGTTTCTCATGTATGTAATTCTTCCAAGGTCTggattcttcctgttctgttcagAATTCCGCCCCAAGATCAAATCCACAAACCCCGGCATCTCTATTGGAGACGTGGCAAAAAAGCTGGGTGAGATGTGGAATAATTTAAATGACAGTGAAAAGCAGCCTTACATCACTAAGGCGGCAAAGCTGAAGGAGAAGTATGAGAAGGTAAGGTGGGGCTGGTATCCTGGACTGGTGAACAGGCAGTGGCTCTGCTATCAGTAGGTTGCAGGGCATGTGGCAGCTTTGCTGGGCTGAGTACTTAGCATAGCGCTCAAGGGCCCATCCCCCTGCAAGGTAGCTACTGGTGCTGGTGTTCATGCTTTTTTTTGACAGGTCTTTGTTTTGGGGACAACTTCAGGCTTGAAAAATTTTGCttactctttaagaaaaaaaaaaatggtaacagAGGATTTGATAGTGCTACTAATGTGACTTAAAGGACACTTGAACACCCATTAACTTTTAAATTCGAATATGGCTAAGAACCAAATTCATATATGGAAACACTTCAAATATATGTGATAGCAGCACTGGCTTACTTGATTTCAATTCCTGTCCTCTTACCTGAGATGAGGACTGCATGTTTCTACTTTGTGTTAAAACAGCCGCATACTTATTTGAAATGTGTCCCTGTTCCTCTAGGATGTTGCTGACTATAAGTCGAAAGGAAAGTTTGATGGTGCAAAGGGTCCTGCTAAAGTTGCCCGGAAAAAggtggaagaggaaga
This region includes:
- the HMGB3 gene encoding high mobility group protein B3 isoform X2, whose amino-acid sequence is MAKGDPKKPKGKMSAYAFFVQTCREEHKKKNPEVPVNFAEFSKKCSERWKTMSGKEKSKFDEMAKADKVRYDREMKDYGPAKGGKKKKDPNAPKRPPSGFFLFCSEFRPKIKSTNPGISIGDVAKKLGEMWNNLNDSEKQPYITKAAKLKEKYEKDVADYKSKGKFDGAKGPAKVARKKVEEEDEEEEEEEEEEEEEDE
- the HMGB3 gene encoding high mobility group protein B3 isoform X1 gives rise to the protein MQRMEILPARKRNPFIIRIRMAKGDPKKPKGKMSAYAFFVQTCREEHKKKNPEVPVNFAEFSKKCSERWKTMSGKEKSKFDEMAKADKVRYDREMKDYGPAKGGKKKKDPNAPKRPPSGFFLFCSEFRPKIKSTNPGISIGDVAKKLGEMWNNLNDSEKQPYITKAAKLKEKYEKDVADYKSKGKFDGAKGPAKVARKKVEEEDEEEEEEEEEEEEEDE